The nucleotide sequence TCGGCAAGGGGAGACCGATCGACCACCGGATACTGACCTGAAAGGATTGCGGGGACAGCAATGTCGGTGCGAGGACTGACGGTCGAAGCGTTACGATACCAGGTCGAGATGTCCGCCAGTCGTGCAAACTGCGGAAAACAGTGCCGATCCACTTGCATGTCACCGTTCAGCAGCGTTCTGCCACTAAACTCGTCAAACACAATTAAGACGACAGGCAATGGAGATTCCGCGGTCACCCCCTTCGACGCAGTGGTTCTCGTGACCGAATAGGGTTCGAAGTTCCAGGCAAAAGAGAGTGGAAAAACCACGATCCCCACAGACATCCACGAGATCCAGGATCGTAGCAACGGTCGCTTTTCATATTGTGCGATGAAATACCACGCCGCAGTCATGGCGAGGGGCGGCATGAACAACCCCACGGGAAGCATCAGAAAGTGCTGGGCGTAAACCAGATAAGGCCTCAGCAGTGACAGTACGACGACTGTCAGCAAGAGGATCGGAATCAGGTTCTGCCCGTAACATCCTATCTGTATCGATAGGCCCCGAACGACGACATCGAGCAGCACAAAGCCCAACGGCAGCACGATGACGAGCAACAGCAGCAGGACTGCGACTTCACGCCATTCGACCTGTTGATCGTGCAAATAGATGGTTTGCTTTGCCAGTGCCGTCAACAGTGGTTGTGTAATCCCGAACGCGCAGAGCGTGCAGAGATCGACAGCACGTTTCATCGTCACGACGGACTTGATTTCGATTCGAGCCATGAATGCAGACCTCGACCTTGGATGTCACAGCCGCAGCGTCGTCCTCGGGTAGCGCCGCGGATTGATCGGGGAATCCTTGTCACGAACCACTTCCGGCCAGCAGATTTCTTCCACGACGACCCTGCTCTGGTGAAACGATCCCCTTTGTCACATCCTGTGTCACCCACTTGAAACATCGAGGCCTTTCAAGGGAATGGCGTGGTAGAGCGTCCTCTCACCGGATGGCAGCTTTACACGCTGCTCTAACTGGAAGTGTCGACAGAGCTCAGCCTCCAGGCACTCAACAGAATAGTCGGTGTACTGATCTCGCTTGTTACGCAGGAGCGCACGGACCATGGCGTCCTGTTTGGAAGGAAACTCCAGTACGAGTTCGGCCTGGAAGCTGGCCAGCCAGTCGACCACATCCGGTAGCGGAACATTGGCGGCAATCACCAGATGATGGATGAGTCCCAGGCACAACAAAAGATCCGGACGGCCTCGATCTTCCAGGCGTGTTCTCTCACGCCCCCGCCAGCCTTGTGAAGGTGACGGATTCGCCAGATCGACCCGCAGTGGCAGGACCGTCGTCTGGCGCGCATCGAGAGACCTGAAAAGATTCTCAACACAGGCGTGATCCTGGTCCATGGCCACGACCGTCGAAGCGAACTCGGCGGCGATTTTTGAGTAACGCCCGTCGTTGCAGCCGAGGTCCCAGACCAGCGTCCGCTGCTTCTGCTGACAGATGGCGTGGACAAACTCCGATTTTGAACGCAAGTCGTCTGCTACGTGCGGCAAGGAAGAATCGTATTGGGTCCACTGCGTCCGCTGGGGCACCCAGCGGAGACCGCTCACCAGTTTCTGCAGCTTCTGCAGCAGCTTCGTGATGAGTTTCGAATCAAATCCGCTCGACTGCAGATCACGCACCGTGCTCGTCGAGGTCGCCTGCGCGTTTCTTTCTAATAAGGCATGGAGCCACCCGTGCGAGAAAACTCCCGGTCGGAACAGATCCCAACCACGCATCCACTGTAAAAACTGGGCAGCAGAGATCCCTTCCAGTTGAGAACGCAACAACGGCTGAAAATCGACGCCACGATAAGACTGCAGCAGCAGCGGAAACAGCATCAATTCACAGAATTGCCGATAGGCCAGCCAGGGTTCACCGGGATGCAGCCTTGTGAATGAACCGATGTCAATCAACATGGCCTGTGAACCGTGGAACTGAATGTTATACGGAGATGCATCCTTGAGAGTCAGTCCACTATTTACGGCCTCGAACATCAGCTCCAGATGCAGCAATGCCGCCTGTTGCAGCATCACGAATGGCCACTCATAAGCATAGCTGATAAAGGGGACTCGCTGATGCTGGAGTATTGCCGCGGCAAGTTCCGGACGAGAAAACGACAACGCTTCTGTCGGAAGAATTTCGCGGGTGGGAACAATCTGTCCCTGTTGCATCCGCCGCTGGAAGAACGGAACCTCCGAAACAAGTTTCCAGTCTTTATATGCGTCTGCTGTCAGTGCCCGAAAGACATCATCACCCGAATAGAAGACGCGTGCAGAACGATCCCTGAAAGAACTCGTCTCGTAATTCACTGTGCTTCGACCTGGGCCGAACTCGACAACTCCTGTGAATCGGTGAACAGCAGTTGCTCTTCGTGTCTTCCGCGAACCTGCATCCACAGGTATCGCCCCACGACAGCGATCCCGCCAAACCCACCGACGAGGGCCTGCAATAACAGACTTCCCGCACTGGGATCGAAATAGGCAATTAGATAACTCATCGACGATCTACTCGAGAAAAAGGATTAGTAACCAGCCTTCACTAGTTGATCACATACAGAACACACACATCCGCATGTACACGAACATTCACTTCCTACGACCCTTCTCATCCTCCGGCAGGCCCCTCACTCGGAGTGAGCACGCAGGTCCGAGCATGGTAGTTCAGGAACATTAAGAGAACCTTGAAGTGTCTCGTATTTCACCCCGATTTCAGCAAGCCGCCTGCACGGCCGCGTAGAGGTTCGCAACTCTCATACCTCCGCATCACATTCAACTCCCGTCGATGAAAATGAGGCCCAATTTCACTCACATTGGTCAGATGCTCGTGGATGCCACATCAGAAACGCTCAGTCGATCAACAGCAACATTCCCCTCGCCTATTGCGGTCGCCAGTGCGTGAAGTGGTTTCCACGAGCGCTCATCTCGTGCGGGGAAAGTGCGTTGGCGAGTCCGCGCTCGACACGAGGCGATGTCTCTTGCGAATCCGCTTGAGGGCCAGGGACGCCGCTGAGTCAGTCCCTTTCGGGGGGCCAGTGCGCGAATTCTGTCCTTCCCTGGCTATAATTTGGAAAACATTTTTTCCAATCGAGATTTCGTGATGCGGCGCATGTGCTCTTTAATGGCCCTGGTCGGCCTGGCGGCGGCCATCGTTCCGGCTGATGGTCTGGCTCAATCCGCGAAAGGTTCGGCGAAGAAAATCAAACCGAAGACCAGCGTGGCTGCCACCGCGACCTATGCCGGGGTGAGTGAGTACACCTCGGACAACTTTCTGTTGCGAACTGACATGCCCGCCGAGGAAGCGGGTGAGTTGCTGGATCGACTCGAAAAAATGCTCCTGCTGGTGGCCCGATACTATGGTCGCCCGAACACCAGAACCATTGAGATGAATGTCGTACGCGACCGGGATCGGTGGCCTGCGGGATCCATTCCCGCAACGGCTCTTCCGAGCATTGAAAGCAGTGGCGGGATCACGCTCAATGTCACCAGTTCTCTGCAAAACGAACTGGGAGAACGGCAGATCACGGCTGCGAAATCCGTGGTCTGGGCCGTTCCCCAGCGAGGGATTCCCCAGCACGAGGCCGTCCATGCATACTGTCATCAGACGTTCGGCACGACCGGTCCCACCTGGTACGCGGAAGGGATGGCAGAACTCGGTGCACATTGGCGAGAAAACGATGACAGCTTGCGAATTTCTGACGAGATGATGGCCTATCTCAAACAGAGTGAACCCAAAAGTCTGACAGAAATTACGGCCCCCGGACAGAAAACCGGAGACAGTTGGCAGAACTACACCTGGCGCTGGGCTCTGTGCCATCTTCTCTCAACCAACCCCAACTATGCACCCCGGTTCAAACCACTCGGAATGGCCCTGATGAGTCAGCGACGGACGAGTTTCGAGGATGTCTATGGTTCAATGTCGAGAGAAATCGAGTTCGAATATCTGTTGTTCCTGAAGCACATGGACCAGGGTTACCGGAATGATCTTTGTGCCTGGGATTGGAAGACAAAATTTCAGCGAAGCCGGGGCCCTGCGGGGGTTCAGGTCAAAGTGGCGGCGAATCGCGGCTGGCAGGCATCGCGCCTTCAGGTCAAAAAGGGAGACACCGTTTCCTATGTGGCGACCGGCCAGTGGCAGCTTGGTAAAAGTGAGTCCGCAGTCAGTGCCGATGGAGGACCTGACGGGCTGGGACGACTGACAGCGGTGATTTTTGCCGATTATGAACTTTCGGAAGAGGTGGAACTGGGGGCCGAAGGAGGGTTTGAAGCAAAAATCGACGGAAATTTATTCGTTCGATGTCGTGATGCCTGGTGTGAAATTGCCGATAATTCTGGTGTTGTCTCCGCGAAATTCAAAATCGCACCTTGAAGTTCAGAGCAATCGAAGGGGAGAAAGGCCACGGACCACCGTGCGTCACCTCCTGCAGGTTGCCTGAAAGGAGCGTCATCCCGATCCCGGAGGACGTTTCCGGCTTGAGGCGCGTGCCATTGAATGGCGCATCGCATTGATCCCCTGACCGCATTCGTCCCCGGCCCGTGAACCGTTACGAGGGTGCCGAAAGTAACAAGGAACTCACTTTTGGCACGATCGTGGCTAGCTCGACTGAACCCTTTCGCCTGGATCCAACGCTGGTTCACGACCGCCGTGATCTTGTGGCTGGCAGGGACGTCGATTCTGCTGGTATTGGCCCTGGCTCGCGAAGGAGCAAAGGTCACCCCGTTCGTGGCCATCTACCTGTTGCTGACAGTGGCCTGCAGCGTGGCTGCGTTCGTGCTGTATGGAATTGATAAGCGAAGGTCGATCAAAAACCTGCCGCGCGTTTCGGAAAACACTCTCCACCTGCTCAGCATTCTCGGTGGTTGGCCCGGCGCCCATCTGGCTCAACAAATATTCCGTCATAAGACGCTGAAAGTCAGTTTCCGCGTGATCTTCTGGCTGACCGTTCTCGTTCATCTCACCGTCATTGGCCTGGGAATCTGGGCCGGATGGCCCTTTACGGCGGTCCGCAATCTGATCGGGATCTGAGTTCCGCAAGGCGGTGTGTTCACGGCATCCTTCCAGAGAGTCAAGGAAGACGCCTGTGGACGGCTCTGATACACTTGAGAAGTGGCGGAACGTCCTCTGCAGGTGTCGCTACGCCGCTGTTCGTATGGTGCTATTCCGAAAGATTGGCCACAATCCAAGGGAGGTCCCGCCGACGGATAAATCTCTCATGCCCTGTTTGGACCGGAGACAAGGGTAACAGGGGCGTTGGCTCCCCGGCGGCCCAACGGGCGTCGCCGCCTCGGGTGCTTCACTCAACGGAAGTCATTGACCATGGCCGAACCTGAACATGATGAGGTTTCACACGCTCGTGACGCGAACGAGAATGCGCCATCATCGAATTCGTCGAGCGTTCTTCCCCGCCAACTGGGTGAATTCAAACTGCTCAGAAAGCTTGGCAAAGGGGGAATGGCAGAGGTCTATCTGGCAGAACAGACATCCCTTCGTCGGCAGGTGGCCGTCAAGATATTGCTCCCCGAGTTTGTCACGGACGAGCGATACGTTCAGCGATTTCGGCACGAAGCGGCGGCAGCAGGTACGCTCAACCACCCCAACATCGTCCAGGTTTACATGGTGGGCGAGGATCAAGGGGTCAACTTCATCGCGCAGGAGTACGTTCAGGGTCGCACACTGAAAGACTATATCAATCGCAAGGGGGCCATGGAGACGAAGGTCGCTCTGCACATTCTGCGACAAGTCGCATCCGCCCTGCTCGTGGCCAGCGAGAATGGAATCGTTCATCGCGACATCAAGCCGGAAAATATCCTGCTGACGAGCAAGCTTGAGGCAAAGGTCGCAGACTTCGGCCTGGCACAACTCACTCTGCAAGGCGAACGACTTTCGCTCACCCAACCGGGAATGACGCTGGGAACGCCGCTTTACATGAGTCCCGAACAGGTCAATGGCCAACCGTTGGATTCACGTAGCGACATCTATTCTTTTGGCATCATGGCCTGGCACATGCTGGTCGGAAAGCCCCCCTTCCGTGGCGAAACAGCGATCTCGGTGGCAATGAAGCACTTGAATGACAAGGCTCCTTCGCTTTCAGCCACCCGTGCAGACTTGCCTTTTCAACTGAAGGAACTGATCGAAAAGCTGATCAGCAAAAAGAAAGAAGACCGGCCCCCCTCGTTCCGGCTGGTGGTGAATGAGCTGAAACAAATCATCCGCCAGCTCTCGGGGCGAGAAGAACCGACCGTCGCCCTGAAATCCCCCTCCAAACCCCCGTTGATCTTTGACAGACCGATTCGAAAGCAGCTTGGCTGGCTGACATTCTTGTGCCTGATTGCCATGGCGATCTCCAGTGGCGTGGGATGGAGCATGCGCACCCCGGATCTCTTGATGGTCGAATCAGCAGGCGACGTCAGGAATCAGGCGATGCAGACTGCCGATGCGCAGCTCTACTGGGCCATGTCGAATCCACACGACGAGCGTGCCTGGGTGACACTGAAGACCTTTCCGGGTGTCTCCGACGAGATGATCGCCCGCGCGAACGCCGCACTGGGACTGATCTATCTCAAATCCAACCGCATGGCACTGGCTCAGACAACTTTTAATGACTTGGCGTCACAATCCGGCTATAAGGCGAATGGACTGGTGGGACAGGCGCTTTATGCCAAGTTAACGGGAGACACTCAGCTCGCCAGAACACTCGTCGCACAGATCGACGAGGATCACCCAAAACTGTTTCCCGAAATGAGCGGGGCATTGAACGACCTTCGTAAGCGACTCGACGCAGCGAAGTGATGGCGTGAACCAGGTCGCCCATCGGCCTGATTCCGAGAATAGAGAGAATTGAAAAGAAGAGGATCTCAATGACCGAGTCGATTCAGGAATATGATGTCGTTGTGATCGGAACCGGGCCGGGCGGCGAAGGGGCTGCCATGCAAGCGATCAAGAATGGACGAAGCGTGGTCGTCGTCGAGCGAGAAATCTCGGTCGGCGGCAACTGTACTCATCAAGGCACCATCCCCAGCAAGGCCCTGCGATTCGCCATCTTTCAGATGACCGAAGTCAACAACAACATCCTGTTCCGTGAACATGGTGTCACCGCCAACTTCATGCTGCCCGCATTAAGGCGTCGTGCCAAGACCGTGATCGAAGCTCAGGTCAAGATGCGGACCGCATTCTATGACCGCAACGACATTCCCATCGTGCGCGGCCAGGCCCGGTTTCTCGACCCGCATACCATTGAAGCGGTGGAAGAGGATGGATCGCGGGCCACTGTTCGGGGCAAGTACATCGTCATTGCGACCGGTGCCCGTCCTTACCGACCTGCAGACGTCGACTTCGATCACCCTCGTATTTTTGACAGCGACACGATCCTGAAGGCCGATCTTCACTTCAAGTCGATCACCATTTTTGGAGCGGGTGTCATCGGGTGTGAATACGCTTCGATGTTTCGGAACCTTGAAATCAAAGTCAATCTGATCAACAACCGTGATCGACTGCTGGATTTCCTGGACGAAGAAATCGTCGATGCACTCAGTTATCACCTGCGAGAACGCGGGGTCATCGTCCGACACAGGGAAATTTGTGACCGGGTCGAGGCCTGCGACGATGGTGTGATCCTGCATTTGAAATCTGGAAAGCAGCTCAAGACAGACGTGCTGCTCTGGGCGGCGGGACGGACCGGCAATTCCGATCACCTTGGCCTCGAAGAAGTCGGCATAATCCCTGATCAGCGAGGGAACATCCCGGTCAACGGAAATCTGCAAACCATCGTCCCGCATATTTACGCAGTGGGTGATGTCATCGGCCCCCCGGCCCTCGCCAGTGCCGCCTACAATCAGGGACGCTTTGCCGCCAGCCACCTGCTTTGTGAGTCCGGCAGCAAAGAGTCTTGTGGCCCCGCTCCGTCACTGGACATCCCCGCCGGGATCTACACCAGCCCGGAAATCAGTGCCATAGGGAAGACGGAGCGAGAGCTAACGGAGGCGTCGGTCCCCTATGAAGTCGGGCATGCTCATTTCAAGAGTATCGCCCGTGCACAAATCACGGGGCAGACCACCGGGATGCTCAAGATCCTGTTCCACCGCGAATCGCTGGAAGTTCTGGGGGTCCATTGCTTCGGCGCGAACGCCGCGGAAATCATTCACATCGGCCAGGCGATCATGTCTCAGCCCAAGCCGAACAATAGCCTGATGTACTTCATCAACACTACGTTCAACTACCCCACCATGGCAGAAGCCTACCGGGTCGCAGCTCTGAACGGATACAACAGGTTGTTCTGAACGCGAAATCTCGAACCGCCTCTCGTCGCACCGGCCTCTGGCGAAGGATGAGAAGCCGAATTTCGCCGGGGTCTCCCAATCGATTTCCGCGTCTGGTCCGGGACGCGGAAATCACAGGGCTCCCGCCGGTCACCAATCGGTAATCTGGGCCTTCCGCTCGATCGGCTGACCACCGGCCCCCCGTAGCTGCACCTCTTCTTTGCGATAGCCTCGTTTCTTTACAGAGAACAAGGTTTCGCTGAGCACGCCATCCGCTTTTTTGTCCTCTTTAAGCCGTTCATAGACGTCCTTGGGAACCTGTTCAGCCCACCGCTCGACGACGGAAGTTTGCCGGGTTTCTGCGTTCTCGATTTTCCGCCGGATGCTTTGCCCCTGTTCATTTTGTGCGTAGACGATCACGTAATACGCGGTTGGCCGATTGTCAGCCTCTTCAAAGAAGCGGTCAAATCCGCTCTTCGCCTTAGGATCCGCGAGTATCCTCACCTCGTATGCTTCATTCAATTCGCTGATCAATTCCGAGAGCTTCTTGCCCAAGGTGTCGAGCGTCTGCACATCCTGCTGGTCTCGCGCCACAGCCAATTCCTGCTGCCATTGTTTGAGCTCTTCCTGAACCTCGGGTTCACGAGCCAATGCCTGGGCTCGAACCAGGTTCGCGGAGACGGAGGTATTGAGCCGACTGACCTGACGCGTCAGTCGCGCTGCTGGCGAGAATCGATCGGAGGCGATCCGCATGGCCAACCACCCCGTCACGAGTAGAACGACGGCCAGCAACCCGACGATCATCACATGTCCACGGCGGACGTAGAACCGGGCCAGCGTCACAGCGAGGCCACTCGACGGTTCCTGGAACGTATAGAGCGTGCGGAAGTAGGACTCGATTGCCGCATCAACTTCGGCTTCGGTCACACGTTCACCTGTGATCGCCGTCGTCTGAAGCAGTTTCTCGCGCAGGATTCGTTTCGTGTCGTCGATCGCGAACTCTTTCTCGACGGTCTCACGCCGCGAACGCATTTCGGTTGCGACATCCATAATGCGCAGCATTTCCGCCAGGCTGAGCGATTCGGTTTGTGCGCGAGCAGGAGGCGTTTCCGACATAGTGCCGATCCAGCAAGTTTTTGTGAAACGACCGAGCCAAGCAAGAATCACATCGGGGCATCCCGTCCCATGCACCGAGCTGGCAGTGTACTTGACGCCGAGCGACATTTCCTGATGCAATCCCACCCATCAGTCGATTTTCATCAGAGACGGGACCGGTAATCGATCGGTCAGTCCCTCTGGCCGTGTGCTGCCCTCCCATTTGTGACGCCTCTTGCTGGAATGATCCATGAAACTGCTGGAAAATCAGGTCGCGGTTATCACCGGGGCCAACCGGGGAATCGGAAAGGCGATTGCATCCGCCTTCGCGGCTCAGGGCGCATCCGTGGCACTGTGCGCCCGCAATGGTGATTCGCTGCAACAGACCGCCACCGAATTGCAGGCGACGGGAGCTGACGTACTCGCACGCGTCTGCGACGTCTCTCAGGAAAGTCAGGTCGAACAACTTTTCGCCGCCGTGACTGAGCGATTCGGGCGGGTCGATATCCTCGTCAATAACGCAGGGGCATTCGACGGCGGCCCGCTGGACGAGTTGTCGCTCGAAGCATGGAACAATGTCATCGATTCCTGCCTGACCGGAACATTTCTCTGCAGCCGGGCCGCGTTTCGCCTGATGAAGCCACGCCGGTCAGGACGGATCCTGAATATTGGTTCCATCAGCGCGCAGAGGCCCCGCGAGGGAAGTTGTCCCTATGCGGCAGCCAAGTTCGGCGTGTGGGGTTTAACACAGGCCACCGCACTGGACGGCCGCCCCTATGGCATCACCTGTTCGTGCCTGCACCCCGGAAACGTCCTGGTGGAACGCCGGATCGAGTCGGGATTGAAATCCGATGACGAACCGATGATGCAGCCCGAGTCCATCGCACGCGCAGCATTGGCGATGGTGACACTTCCCGCCGACGTCAATTTTCTGGAGGCAATCGTGCTGCCTCGTGATCAGGCCTATCTGGGACGGGGCTAAGTATTCGATCGTCTGCACCGGCCCCCGCTTCCATGGACATTCGGTCGAATACTGGCCGCACCCGGTTATCACGACGGACACGTCGTGCAGTATGAACGGTCAGTGGGGCGGTGGCTGAGCTGCGCACCGACACTGCTGTGGCAAGTTACTGAGAGGTGACTTCTGCATCCCAGGGTGTGGAGAGTTTTGGAACCACTTTCGAAATGCCAAAGCGATTGAGATCGGCAATGAGGGGAGGCTGAATCAGGTTTGCCAGAGCGATGAACTCTGCTTGCGGATGTCGCGTTCTCAGTTCCGTAAGAGCTGCGGTACGGACTGCCCCCCATGGATCGACATCGAATAAAACCATTGTCGGTTGATCCGTGTCGACAATCTGGTTGCCATCTCGGAGTCGTTCAATCAGGTACTGCACGTACCACGGATCGGGTGAATCGATCAGAATCCTTTGCGGTTCGGACGCGTTCAGGAATGGAGGATGGTCTGCGGCAAAGATTTCTTCTCGCGAAGCCGACCAGGGAAGCGGATCGACTTCCCCCGAGGACTCAATCAGTTGCCATTCTCGGCGGATTCGTGAAACCGCCCCCCAAAGGGGAATACGGACGGAAAGAGGCCAGATCGAATGATTCCGACCATCCGATTCGCACCACGCTCCGCAACACACCACAATGCGTGCCAATGGTGCGAATGCGAAGAGGTCATGCACATCCGCGCGCGAAAATTCTTCCGGCCAGCTTTGCAGCACGACGATCAGATCGGGAAACTGATCGTGGTCAAAAACGGTTCTCGCTGCAGCTACATCCGTCTGGATCATGAACCGACAAGTCCTGCCGATCGACTCGGTGAGCCAGCGCAGCAGCGGCTGGAACTCGTGTCGGTCGGACTGCCCCAGAACGAGAACCGTTTTGGGTGTGAGCGATACCGGGTGATCAATCACCATGTTTCTGACGAAGCCGAGGTGAAAGTCGGAGCATCAACTGCACACGTTCAAATTGCTCGAGCCATTCCTGAATCACGGCGGCCTGAAGATTCGATTCCACAGCAACCAGGCCGGTTGGGCACGCCGCGCCTGTCAGGGATGAAGCGGCATCACGGTACTTGGCCAGGGTCCGATCGCCATAGCGACCGCACGGTGCTCCATCTTCCGACATGAACAGGACCGAAGGAACCCGACGACCGCCACAAATGGACAGCTCGTCGGCGAGATCGCTGTGGTCATCACGATCGAAATAGCGAATCTTCAATCGTCCTGTCTGCTGAGCGAAGGCCTCGAAAATGGGGCACTGCTGGACGCAATCACCACACCAGGCCCCTGACACGACAGCGACACACATGTCCCGCTGGAACCCTTGCAGCAGGCTCACCTGCGCAGGCGTCAGCTTGATCTCCTGAAAGGTCGCATTCCAGCGCCGTAGCTGGTCCGGCGAGGCATATTTTTTCAGGAACTCGTCGTAGCTCAGCCCCGCGTTCCATTTTGTTGTGAAGTCCATGCCGTTCCGTTTTCCGTTGAGATGTGCTTGTAAGACATCGTCTGATGTCGTGAGAGGACTTTCTTGTGATGACACCTCGGTAGAAGCTTCGTCCCGGCGGTTTTCAAAAGAGTTGCTCACTCAAGTAAGTTAAAGCATGCCGCCGCGATGAGCAATTCTCTCGTCTCTCTTCACTGCTCGGCACGGTTTACTATGGGAATCAGCCTGAAAATGGGTATACAGATCGCATGTCCAAGCATGCCCCCCCTTCCTCAACTGGCCCCGCCTCCGTTGAAACACGACGACGGATGGAAGAGTGCATCGATCATCTGGCCGAACTGGCACGGGGAGAAATCGATGGGGGCCAGTTCATCGCCGAAGTCCTGACGAGACTCACCGAGGTGACGCACTCCTTGCGTACTCGATGCTGGAGGAAGTCATCACAGAATCAATGGGAAGTCGCTGGGGAACGCCCCCAACCGACGACTGTGACGAAGCCTTCCAGCGATGACGAAGCACAACTCAATCAAACTGCGGAGTCGCGTCAGCTTTCGACACACGCATCGGCGGTCAGCGGTGAGACGACGACGCAGACCGCGGTGCGGACTTGCTGCCCTGTCGTTTATGGGGGACAGACCGTCGCGGTGCTGGACGTGCTTCACGCAGCGGAAACCGAGGACGGTCGTACAACCGATCTGGCACCGTTTCTCCATGCGATTGCCGAAATCACCGCAGACTTTCTTTCTCAGCTTGAACTGAGGCAATTGAGACGGGCTCGCAGTGAGTGGCAGCAGTGGGATCAGCTCAACCTGAATCTGATGAAGTCGCACGATCTTCCTGCACTTGCCGCAACGATCGTCAACGACGGTCGGATTGTCGCCGGGTGTGACAGGCTGACGCTGATGCGCCGACGGGGCTCACGGTATATCGCCGTCGCCGTTTCTGGAGCCGACCGAATCGAACCCCGGGCCAACACGGTTCACTCACTGGAAGCCGTAGCATCCATCGCAGCCCGAAATGGCCATGCCATTTGGTTTCACCTGGCATCCGCCGACGCCAACACGCCTGACGCACTCGCTCAGCACGCGAAGCTGACAAGAGCCCACT is from Schlesneria sp. DSM 10557 and encodes:
- a CDS encoding SDR family oxidoreductase, which codes for MKLLENQVAVITGANRGIGKAIASAFAAQGASVALCARNGDSLQQTATELQATGADVLARVCDVSQESQVEQLFAAVTERFGRVDILVNNAGAFDGGPLDELSLEAWNNVIDSCLTGTFLCSRAAFRLMKPRRSGRILNIGSISAQRPREGSCPYAAAKFGVWGLTQATALDGRPYGITCSCLHPGNVLVERRIESGLKSDDEPMMQPESIARAALAMVTLPADVNFLEAIVLPRDQAYLGRG
- the sthA gene encoding Si-specific NAD(P)(+) transhydrogenase; its protein translation is MTESIQEYDVVVIGTGPGGEGAAMQAIKNGRSVVVVEREISVGGNCTHQGTIPSKALRFAIFQMTEVNNNILFREHGVTANFMLPALRRRAKTVIEAQVKMRTAFYDRNDIPIVRGQARFLDPHTIEAVEEDGSRATVRGKYIVIATGARPYRPADVDFDHPRIFDSDTILKADLHFKSITIFGAGVIGCEYASMFRNLEIKVNLINNRDRLLDFLDEEIVDALSYHLRERGVIVRHREICDRVEACDDGVILHLKSGKQLKTDVLLWAAGRTGNSDHLGLEEVGIIPDQRGNIPVNGNLQTIVPHIYAVGDVIGPPALASAAYNQGRFAASHLLCESGSKESCGPAPSLDIPAGIYTSPEISAIGKTERELTEASVPYEVGHAHFKSIARAQITGQTTGMLKILFHRESLEVLGVHCFGANAAEIIHIGQAIMSQPKPNNSLMYFINTTFNYPTMAEAYRVAALNGYNRLF
- a CDS encoding DUF6384 family protein, whose product is MSETPPARAQTESLSLAEMLRIMDVATEMRSRRETVEKEFAIDDTKRILREKLLQTTAITGERVTEAEVDAAIESYFRTLYTFQEPSSGLAVTLARFYVRRGHVMIVGLLAVVLLVTGWLAMRIASDRFSPAARLTRQVSRLNTSVSANLVRAQALAREPEVQEELKQWQQELAVARDQQDVQTLDTLGKKLSELISELNEAYEVRILADPKAKSGFDRFFEEADNRPTAYYVIVYAQNEQGQSIRRKIENAETRQTSVVERWAEQVPKDVYERLKEDKKADGVLSETLFSVKKRGYRKEEVQLRGAGGQPIERKAQITDW
- a CDS encoding methyltransferase; translated protein: MNYETSSFRDRSARVFYSGDDVFRALTADAYKDWKLVSEVPFFQRRMQQGQIVPTREILPTEALSFSRPELAAAILQHQRVPFISYAYEWPFVMLQQAALLHLELMFEAVNSGLTLKDASPYNIQFHGSQAMLIDIGSFTRLHPGEPWLAYRQFCELMLFPLLLQSYRGVDFQPLLRSQLEGISAAQFLQWMRGWDLFRPGVFSHGWLHALLERNAQATSTSTVRDLQSSGFDSKLITKLLQKLQKLVSGLRWVPQRTQWTQYDSSLPHVADDLRSKSEFVHAICQQKQRTLVWDLGCNDGRYSKIAAEFASTVVAMDQDHACVENLFRSLDARQTTVLPLRVDLANPSPSQGWRGRERTRLEDRGRPDLLLCLGLIHHLVIAANVPLPDVVDWLASFQAELVLEFPSKQDAMVRALLRNKRDQYTDYSVECLEAELCRHFQLEQRVKLPSGERTLYHAIPLKGLDVSSG
- a CDS encoding thioredoxin family protein: MDFTTKWNAGLSYDEFLKKYASPDQLRRWNATFQEIKLTPAQVSLLQGFQRDMCVAVVSGAWCGDCVQQCPIFEAFAQQTGRLKIRYFDRDDHSDLADELSICGGRRVPSVLFMSEDGAPCGRYGDRTLAKYRDAASSLTGAACPTGLVAVESNLQAAVIQEWLEQFERVQLMLRLSPRLRQKHGD
- a CDS encoding serine/threonine-protein kinase, coding for MAEPEHDEVSHARDANENAPSSNSSSVLPRQLGEFKLLRKLGKGGMAEVYLAEQTSLRRQVAVKILLPEFVTDERYVQRFRHEAAAAGTLNHPNIVQVYMVGEDQGVNFIAQEYVQGRTLKDYINRKGAMETKVALHILRQVASALLVASENGIVHRDIKPENILLTSKLEAKVADFGLAQLTLQGERLSLTQPGMTLGTPLYMSPEQVNGQPLDSRSDIYSFGIMAWHMLVGKPPFRGETAISVAMKHLNDKAPSLSATRADLPFQLKELIEKLISKKKEDRPPSFRLVVNELKQIIRQLSGREEPTVALKSPSKPPLIFDRPIRKQLGWLTFLCLIAMAISSGVGWSMRTPDLLMVESAGDVRNQAMQTADAQLYWAMSNPHDERAWVTLKTFPGVSDEMIARANAALGLIYLKSNRMALAQTTFNDLASQSGYKANGLVGQALYAKLTGDTQLARTLVAQIDEDHPKLFPEMSGALNDLRKRLDAAK
- a CDS encoding DUF1294 domain-containing protein → MARSWLARLNPFAWIQRWFTTAVILWLAGTSILLVLALAREGAKVTPFVAIYLLLTVACSVAAFVLYGIDKRRSIKNLPRVSENTLHLLSILGGWPGAHLAQQIFRHKTLKVSFRVIFWLTVLVHLTVIGLGIWAGWPFTAVRNLIGI